The following coding sequences lie in one Arachis ipaensis cultivar K30076 chromosome B03, Araip1.1, whole genome shotgun sequence genomic window:
- the LOC107633100 gene encoding uncharacterized protein LOC107633100 codes for MELMQLKQRFLSVADYTNKFEELCRFSRVCQGAPKTYESWKCIKYQRGLKDSIMTAVAPMEIRVFSDLVNKARVVEEYAKTVADPLMRGICLIGDKSLVALYDTGASHSFISFAKVEELGLKVSELPFDLHVHTPHQTVMTRSGCRQVGFKLEGRDFVHDLICLLMVGVEMILGFECLSKNRVLLDCLERTIRFMPEGENGAVVATGYYLNSVMVHCSGKECQGYILLAANALGDAQNLDQIPVVREFLEVFPKDIPEFPPQREIEFAIELVPGARPVSIVPYRMAMIELAELKTQLEELLNKSYHQIRVKEDDIPKTAFRTRYRHYEFVGVSSLFRQIRGGFIDDILVYSNMAKENEEHLRIVLQILKERKLYAKLSKCEFWKEEVKFLGHVVSKGGGIAVDP; via the exons ATGGAACTAATGCAGCTAAAGCAACGTTTCCTATCTGTGGCGGACTACAccaacaagtttgaggagctctgtaggttttctagggtatgtCAAGGTGCCCCGAAGACTTACGAGAGctggaagtgcattaagtatcAGAGGGGTTTAAAGGATAGCATTATGACTGCTGTGGCGCCTATGGAGATCCGTGTCTTCTCCGACTTGGTGAACAAGGCAAGAGTGGTGGAGGAGTATGCCAAGACTGTGGCGGATccgttgatgagaggtatatgtcTAATTGGTGATAAGTCCTTAGttgcattatatgatactggagcttcgcaTTCGTTTATTTCATTTGCTAAAGTTGAGGAATTAGGTTTGAAAGTGTCAGAGTTACCATTTGATCTACATGTACATACTCCACATCAGAcagttatgactaggtcaggttgtagacaagtaggtttcaagcttgaAGGTAGAGattttgtgcatgatttgatctGTTTACTAATGGTGGGAGTAGaaatgattttggggtttgaaTGTTTGTCGAAGAATCGGGTTTTGTTGGACTGCCTTGAGCGGACCATTCGGTTTATGCCGGAAGGAGAGAATGGAGCAGTGGTAGCTACGGGGTATTATctgaactctgtaatggtgcaTTGTAGTGGGAAggagtgtcagggttatattcTGTTGGCTGCTAATGCGTTGGGTGATGCCCAGAACTTGGATCAGATACCGGTGGTTAGAGAATTTCTGGAAGTATTTCCGAAAGATATCCCTGAGTTCCCACCTCAAAGGGAAATTGAATTTgcgattgaattggtgcctggaGCTAGACCAGTGTCGATTGTGCCTTATAGAATGGCTATGATAGAGCTGGCAGAATTAAAGACTCAGTTGGAggagcttctgaacaagag TTACCATCAGATACGGGTGAAAGAGGATGATATCCCTAAGACTGCGTTTAGAACACGCTATAGACACTACGAGTTTGtg ggTGTTTCGTCCCTTTTTAgacaaattcgtggtggtttCATAGATGACATCTTGGTTTACTCTAACATGGCAAAGGAGAATGAGGAAcacttgaggattgtgttgcaaatcttAAAGGAGCGGAAGTTGTACGCTAAGTTGTCAAAGTGCGAGTTCTGGAAGGAGGAGGTGAAGTTCTTAGGCCACGTGGTGAGCAAAGGAGGAGGAATAGCTGTAGAtccttga